The proteins below come from a single Caulobacter flavus genomic window:
- a CDS encoding adenosine deaminase: protein MTDTTLEAFARGLPKAELHMHIEGSLEPELMFALAERNGITLPYKSVEEIRAAYAFSNLQDFLDIYYQGAGVLITRADFRDLALAYFERLAADGGVHAEIFFDPQTHTERGVAFETVIDGLLDGMAQAEERLGVTSKLILCFLRHLSEESAFETLEQARPHLAKIAGVGLDSSEVGHPPAKFARVFKAARDLGLKIVAHAGEEGPPEYVWEAIDLVGVDRIDHGNRALEDEALTQRLVKDGTTLTVCPLSNLKLCVVPDLTAHPMRRMLDLGLKATVNSDDPAYFGGYLLDNYLETAKAVDLTRDDLVVLARNSFEGSFLDEAEKARRLAQVDAYAAGS, encoded by the coding sequence ATGACCGACACCACGCTCGAAGCCTTCGCCCGCGGCCTGCCCAAGGCCGAACTGCACATGCACATCGAGGGCAGCCTCGAACCGGAACTGATGTTCGCCCTGGCCGAACGCAACGGGATCACCCTGCCGTACAAGTCGGTGGAGGAGATCCGCGCCGCCTACGCCTTCTCGAACCTGCAGGACTTCCTGGACATCTACTACCAGGGCGCGGGCGTGCTGATCACGCGGGCCGACTTCAGGGACCTGGCGCTGGCCTATTTCGAGCGCCTCGCCGCCGACGGCGGCGTGCATGCCGAGATCTTCTTCGACCCGCAGACCCATACCGAGCGCGGCGTCGCCTTCGAGACCGTCATCGACGGCCTGCTGGACGGCATGGCGCAAGCCGAAGAGCGCCTGGGCGTGACCTCCAAGCTGATCCTCTGCTTCCTGCGCCACCTGTCCGAAGAGAGCGCCTTCGAGACGCTGGAGCAGGCCAGGCCCCACCTGGCCAAGATCGCCGGCGTGGGCCTGGACTCCTCGGAGGTCGGCCACCCGCCGGCCAAGTTCGCCCGGGTGTTCAAGGCCGCCCGCGACCTGGGCCTCAAGATCGTCGCCCACGCCGGCGAGGAGGGACCGCCGGAATACGTCTGGGAAGCCATCGACCTGGTCGGCGTCGACCGCATCGACCACGGCAACCGCGCCCTGGAGGACGAGGCCCTGACCCAGCGCCTGGTGAAGGACGGTACGACCCTGACGGTGTGCCCGCTGTCGAACCTGAAGCTCTGCGTGGTGCCGGACCTGACCGCCCACCCGATGCGCCGGATGCTGGACCTGGGCCTGAAGGCGACGGTGAACTCCGACGACCCGGCCTATTTCGGCGGCTATCTGCTCGACAATTATCTGGAGACCGCCAAGGCGGTGGACCTGACGCGGGACGACCTGGTGGTGCTGGCGCGCAACAGCTTCGAAGGCTCGTTCCTGGACGAGGCCGAGAAGGCGCGGCGCCTGGCGCAGGTGGATGCGTACGCGGCGGGGAGCTGA
- a CDS encoding TetR/AcrR family transcriptional regulator codes for MDDGRTVTAATARYAQKKEAILAAATAVLNRQGVKGMTLADVAAKVGLITTSVTYYYRKKDDLAAACFIRGLERLDAMIDEAAAEPDAAGRIRKFLTLYLDLSRRVRAGQDAPLASFTEIRALKEPMRASVQAAFADIFRRVRGFFDGEAFAHLDKAERNARAHLLLEQVFWTGAWLRRFDLDDYERVRERMYDILVGGIAGAGRDWTPPALPDPTPVSDEGQEWRETFLVAATRLINQRGYRGASVEDISAALNVTKGSFYHHHEDKDALVVECFKRTFAVTRRAQLSALALAAPSLKGDGWTAVSAATAALVEYQLSDHGPLLRASSMGALPIEIRHEMSDGYARGSNRFAGMIADGIADGSVRAVDPLVAAHMINSMLNAAASLQAWAPGVTREDAARLFARPLLMGLMAK; via the coding sequence ATGGACGACGGCCGGACCGTCACCGCGGCGACCGCGCGCTACGCGCAGAAGAAGGAAGCCATCCTGGCGGCCGCCACCGCCGTGCTCAATCGCCAGGGCGTCAAGGGCATGACCCTGGCCGACGTCGCCGCCAAGGTCGGGCTGATCACCACCAGCGTCACCTACTACTACCGCAAGAAGGACGACCTGGCCGCCGCCTGCTTCATCCGCGGCCTTGAACGGCTGGACGCGATGATCGACGAGGCCGCCGCCGAGCCCGACGCGGCCGGCCGCATCCGCAAGTTCCTGACCCTGTACCTGGACCTGTCGCGCCGCGTGCGGGCCGGACAGGACGCGCCCCTGGCCAGCTTCACCGAGATCCGCGCCCTCAAGGAGCCGATGCGCGCCTCGGTGCAGGCCGCCTTCGCCGACATCTTCCGCCGGGTGCGCGGCTTCTTCGACGGCGAGGCCTTCGCCCACCTCGACAAGGCCGAGCGCAACGCCCGCGCCCACCTGCTGCTGGAGCAGGTCTTCTGGACCGGCGCCTGGCTGCGCCGCTTCGACCTCGACGACTATGAGCGGGTGCGCGAGCGGATGTACGACATCCTGGTGGGCGGCATCGCCGGCGCCGGCCGCGACTGGACGCCCCCCGCCCTGCCCGACCCAACCCCGGTCTCCGACGAGGGCCAGGAATGGCGCGAGACCTTCCTGGTGGCCGCCACCCGCCTGATCAACCAGCGCGGCTATCGCGGCGCGTCGGTCGAGGACATCTCGGCGGCGCTGAACGTCACCAAGGGCTCGTTCTACCACCACCACGAGGACAAGGACGCCCTGGTGGTCGAGTGCTTCAAGCGCACCTTCGCGGTCACGCGGCGCGCCCAGCTGTCAGCCCTGGCCCTGGCCGCCCCCTCGCTTAAAGGCGACGGCTGGACGGCCGTGTCGGCGGCCACGGCCGCCCTGGTCGAGTACCAGCTGTCGGACCACGGCCCGCTGCTGCGCGCCTCGTCGATGGGCGCCCTGCCGATCGAGATCCGCCACGAGATGAGCGACGGCTACGCCCGCGGCTCCAACCGCTTCGCCGGCATGATCGCCGACGGGATCGCAGACGGCTCGGTGCGCGCGGTCGACCCGCTGGTCGCCGCCCACATGATCAACTCGATGCTGAACGCCGCCGCCTCGCTGCAGGCCTGGGCCCCGGGCGTGACCCGCGAAGACGCCGCCAGGCTGTTCGCCCGGCCGCTGCTGATGGGCCTGATGGCGAAGTAG
- a CDS encoding ATP-binding protein, with translation MGKRPEGETASNIDRAAADWFFQNSLDMFVVLQDRAIVRVNPAWSEIAGWSADETLGRHIRDFLHLHDTEVLEQAGRVLRAEGQVQSEHRLARKGGGWLWVRSRSKILPDGALLIVFQDFSEERLRRLQRQQAERANEMLRNAAGVYVWRFETRKGIYYFEQDITTLAAPLGNARQMTVAEMLSAIHPDDRQAMTRAFLRTQETGEHAQLVYRHADPTSEAWNWMRTDWRGVRAGAGELFDVIGISQDVTELLVARDAALAATAAKSQFLANMSHEIRTPMNGVLGVLHLLKHEPLSADGRRLLAEALGCGAMLSELLNDIIDFSKVEAGKLELTAEALDPSALLRSVADLLEPQADQKGLRLTVEAPAAGQAWVAADPVRLRQALFNLIGNAVKFTLEGGVTARLSTTPDPRGARLRFEIEDTGVGIPLDAQAGLFERFSQADGSTTRRFGGAGLGLSITRRLAQLMDGDIGFSSTPDRGSTFWLEILAPVAQAPAATPDDDEADAPMLEGLEVLLVEDNAVNRLIATRMLEALGARVATAEDGQAGIVAAARGYDLIFMDIQMPIMDGVEATRAIRALPGPAGAAPIVAMTANALAHQTAAYAEAGMNGSVAKPLSPAALVRAVVEALPDRIH, from the coding sequence ATGGGCAAGCGTCCCGAGGGCGAAACGGCCTCGAACATCGATCGGGCGGCGGCCGACTGGTTTTTCCAGAACAGCCTCGACATGTTCGTCGTGCTGCAGGACCGCGCCATCGTCCGGGTCAATCCGGCGTGGAGCGAGATCGCCGGCTGGAGCGCCGACGAGACCCTGGGCCGGCACATCCGCGACTTTCTGCATCTGCACGACACCGAGGTGCTCGAACAGGCCGGGCGGGTGCTGCGGGCCGAGGGCCAGGTGCAGTCCGAGCACCGGCTGGCGCGCAAGGGCGGCGGCTGGCTGTGGGTGCGCTCGCGCTCGAAGATCCTGCCCGACGGCGCGCTGCTGATCGTCTTCCAGGACTTCTCCGAGGAGCGCCTGCGCCGCCTGCAACGCCAGCAGGCCGAGCGCGCCAACGAGATGCTGCGCAACGCCGCGGGCGTCTATGTCTGGCGCTTCGAGACCCGCAAGGGGATCTACTATTTCGAGCAGGACATCACGACCCTGGCCGCGCCGCTGGGCAACGCGCGGCAGATGACGGTGGCCGAGATGCTGTCGGCGATCCATCCCGACGATCGCCAGGCCATGACCCGGGCCTTCCTGCGCACCCAGGAGACCGGCGAACACGCCCAACTGGTCTACCGCCACGCCGATCCCACCAGCGAGGCCTGGAACTGGATGCGCACCGACTGGCGCGGCGTGCGGGCCGGGGCCGGCGAACTGTTCGACGTCATCGGCATCAGCCAGGACGTCACCGAGCTCCTGGTGGCCCGCGACGCGGCCCTGGCCGCGACGGCCGCCAAGTCGCAGTTCCTGGCCAATATGAGCCACGAGATCCGCACGCCGATGAACGGCGTGCTGGGCGTGCTGCACCTGCTCAAGCACGAGCCGCTGTCGGCCGACGGCCGCCGCCTGCTGGCCGAGGCGCTCGGCTGCGGCGCCATGCTGTCGGAACTGCTCAACGACATCATCGACTTCTCCAAGGTCGAGGCCGGCAAGCTGGAGCTGACCGCCGAGGCGCTGGATCCCTCGGCCCTGCTGCGCAGCGTCGCCGATCTGCTGGAGCCCCAGGCCGACCAGAAGGGCCTGCGCCTGACGGTCGAGGCGCCGGCCGCCGGCCAGGCCTGGGTCGCCGCCGATCCGGTGCGGCTGCGCCAGGCGCTTTTCAACCTGATCGGCAACGCCGTGAAGTTCACCTTGGAGGGCGGCGTCACCGCCCGCCTTTCCACCACGCCCGATCCGCGAGGGGCGCGCCTGCGCTTCGAGATCGAGGACACCGGCGTCGGCATCCCGCTCGACGCCCAGGCCGGCCTGTTCGAGCGCTTCAGCCAGGCCGACGGCTCGACCACCCGGCGGTTCGGCGGCGCGGGCCTGGGCCTCTCGATCACCCGGCGCCTGGCCCAGCTGATGGACGGCGACATCGGCTTTTCCAGCACGCCGGACCGGGGCTCGACCTTCTGGCTGGAGATCCTCGCCCCCGTCGCCCAGGCCCCGGCCGCGACGCCCGACGACGACGAAGCCGACGCCCCGATGCTTGAGGGCCTCGAAGTGCTGCTGGTCGAGGACAACGCCGTCAACCGCCTGATCGCCACCCGCATGCTCGAAGCCCTCGGCGCCCGGGTGGCCACGGCCGAGGACGGCCAGGCCGGGATCGTCGCCGCGGCGCGCGGCTACGACCTGATCTTCATGGACATCCAGATGCCGATCATGGACGGGGTCGAGGCCACGCGGGCCATCCGCGCCCTACCCGGCCCGGCCGGCGCCGCGCCGATCGTGGCCATGACCGCCAACGCCCTGGCCCACCAGACCGCCGCCTACGCCGAGGCCGGCATGAACGGCTCGGTGGCCAAGCCCCTGTCGCCCGCCGCCCTGGTCCGGGCCGTGGTCGAGGCCCTGCCCGACCGCATCCACTGA
- a CDS encoding serine hydrolase domain-containing protein encodes MSTPEAVGLSSDRLKRIDAFLQAKYVEPGLLPGVQLQVWRRGQLAHETVLGLADRERGTPLKADTLYRIYSMTKPITSIAFMMLVEEGRVALEDPVHRFIPAFKELGVFAAGSLGMFQTKPLAEPMRMIDLLRHTAGLTYGFQQRGNVDAAYRKLHLDDLPGPRDLDGFVAELAKLPLEFSPGEAWNYSVCTDVLGYLVQAISGQPFDQFLKDRIFEPLKMTDTGFFAPDAERLAACYSLDPKGRVVLQDDPAQSPFLKDPLFKSGGGGLVSTAADYMRFCRMILNGGQLDGARIVSPKTLKAMMLNHLPGGKELTEMSKSLFSESVYDGVGFGLGFAVTTDLARTRTIGSPGEAFWGGMASTAFWVDPVEDLAVVFMTQLMPSSVYPIRRELRTLVYAAFEEAA; translated from the coding sequence TTGAGCACGCCCGAAGCCGTCGGCCTGTCGTCGGACCGACTGAAGCGCATCGACGCCTTTCTGCAGGCCAAGTACGTCGAGCCGGGCCTCTTGCCCGGGGTCCAGCTGCAGGTCTGGCGTCGCGGCCAGCTGGCCCACGAGACCGTTCTGGGCCTGGCCGACCGCGAGCGCGGGACGCCGCTGAAGGCCGACACGCTGTACCGCATCTACTCGATGACCAAGCCGATCACCTCGATCGCCTTCATGATGCTGGTCGAGGAGGGCAGGGTGGCCCTCGAGGACCCGGTCCATCGCTTCATCCCGGCCTTCAAGGAGCTGGGCGTGTTCGCCGCCGGCTCGCTGGGCATGTTCCAGACCAAGCCGCTGGCCGAGCCGATGCGGATGATCGACCTGCTGCGCCACACGGCCGGCCTGACCTACGGCTTCCAGCAGCGCGGCAATGTCGACGCGGCCTATCGCAAGCTGCATCTGGACGACCTGCCGGGTCCGCGCGACCTGGACGGCTTCGTCGCCGAGCTGGCCAAGCTGCCGCTGGAGTTCAGCCCGGGCGAGGCCTGGAACTACTCGGTCTGCACCGACGTGCTGGGCTACCTCGTGCAGGCTATCTCGGGCCAGCCGTTCGACCAGTTCCTGAAAGACCGGATCTTCGAGCCGCTGAAGATGACCGACACCGGCTTCTTCGCGCCCGACGCCGAGCGTCTCGCCGCCTGCTACAGCCTCGATCCCAAGGGCCGGGTGGTGCTGCAGGACGACCCGGCCCAGAGCCCGTTCCTCAAGGACCCGCTGTTCAAGTCGGGCGGCGGGGGCCTCGTTTCCACCGCGGCCGACTACATGCGCTTCTGCCGCATGATCCTGAACGGCGGCCAGCTGGACGGCGCCCGCATCGTCAGCCCCAAGACGCTGAAGGCGATGATGCTCAATCACCTGCCGGGCGGCAAAGAGCTGACCGAGATGTCGAAGTCGCTGTTCAGCGAGAGCGTCTACGACGGCGTCGGCTTCGGCCTCGGCTTCGCGGTGACCACGGACCTGGCCCGCACCCGCACCATCGGCAGCCCGGGCGAGGCCTTCTGGGGCGGCATGGCCTCGACGGCCTTCTGGGTCGACCCGGTCGAGGACCTGGCGGTGGTGTTCATGACCCAGCTGATGCCGTCCAGCGTCTATCCCATCCGGCGGGAGCTGCGGACGCTGGTCTACGCGGCGTTCGAGGAGGCGGCTTAG
- a CDS encoding pirin family protein, with translation MIDLVIDARRRDIGGFEVGRVLPFAKRRMVGPFVFLDHMGPASFDPNFPRSVDVRPHPHIGLSTLSYLFEGAMTHRDSVGSEIEIVPGEVNWMTAGSGITHSERFETLRSEGGVMNGMQAWIALPKEFEEMDPGFSHHAGSADLPYYESGGLKARLIAGEAFGAKASVPAHSPLFYVHWELAAGAKAALPAEYSERAAYVSSGRVEVAGRELGAAQMAVFAPGETVVFEALEPSMVMLLGGEPIGPRFIEWNFVSSSKDRIEQAKADWRAGRMKLPDLDDGEFIPLPEDYTPPASPL, from the coding sequence ATGATCGACCTCGTCATCGACGCCCGCCGCCGCGACATCGGCGGTTTCGAGGTCGGGCGGGTGCTGCCCTTCGCCAAGCGGCGCATGGTCGGGCCGTTCGTGTTCCTCGACCACATGGGCCCGGCCAGCTTCGATCCGAACTTCCCGCGCAGCGTCGACGTACGGCCCCACCCGCACATCGGCCTGTCGACCCTGAGCTACCTGTTCGAAGGGGCCATGACCCACCGCGACAGCGTCGGCTCGGAGATCGAGATCGTGCCCGGCGAGGTCAACTGGATGACCGCCGGCTCGGGCATCACCCACTCCGAACGCTTCGAGACCCTGCGCAGCGAGGGCGGGGTGATGAACGGCATGCAGGCCTGGATCGCCCTGCCCAAGGAATTCGAGGAAATGGATCCCGGCTTCAGCCACCACGCCGGCTCGGCCGACCTGCCCTATTACGAGAGCGGCGGCCTGAAGGCACGCCTGATCGCCGGCGAGGCCTTTGGCGCCAAGGCCAGCGTGCCGGCGCATTCGCCGCTGTTCTACGTTCACTGGGAGCTGGCGGCCGGGGCCAAGGCGGCCCTGCCGGCCGAGTATTCCGAGCGCGCGGCCTATGTCTCCAGCGGCCGGGTGGAAGTGGCCGGCCGCGAGCTGGGCGCGGCCCAGATGGCCGTGTTCGCGCCGGGCGAAACCGTCGTCTTCGAGGCCCTGGAGCCGTCGATGGTCATGCTGCTGGGCGGCGAGCCGATCGGCCCGCGCTTCATCGAGTGGAACTTCGTCTCCTCGTCGAAGGACCGCATCGAGCAGGCCAAGGCCGACTGGCGCGCCGGCCGCATGAAGCTGCCCGACCTCGACGACGGGGAGTTCATCCCCCTGCCGGAGGATTACACGCCCCCGGCGTCGCCGCTTTAG